One region of Drosophila kikkawai strain 14028-0561.14 chromosome 2R, DkikHiC1v2, whole genome shotgun sequence genomic DNA includes:
- the LOC138928044 gene encoding cuticle protein 16.5 — translation MKFLICLAFFIAAAQAHVVAPAVATYAAAPALTYAASAPVTTYAAALPRTYSAYAAPTVYAAPSVYSAPSVYSASYVASPSVYSAYAAPAVVSTLLKK, via the exons ATGAAG TTCCTCATCTGCTTGGCCTTCTTCATCGCCGCCGCCCAGGCTCATGTTGTGGCTCCTGCCGTGGCCACCTATGCCGCTGCTCCGGCCCTGACCTatgctgcttctgctcccGTGACCACCTATGCCGCCGCCTTGCCCCGCACCTACTCCGCGTATGCTGCCCCCACCGTCTACGCTGCTCCCTCGGTGTACTCCGCCCCCTCGGTGTACTCCGCCTCGTATGTGGCCTCGCCCTCCGTTTACTCTGCCTACGCTGCCCCCGCTGTGGTCTCCACTCTGCTCAAGAAGTAA